From Caulobacter segnis, a single genomic window includes:
- a CDS encoding type II toxin-antitoxin system RelE/ParE family toxin: MRRIELSRLAETDLDRLEAWLEKNGAPYAADLGVALEDAITSLGEFPERGRHSGFGELRELVVPFRTWSYVVTYSVTVSRVIIVRIHHGFEDR, from the coding sequence GTGCGTCGCATTGAGCTTTCCAGGCTCGCCGAGACCGATCTGGATCGCCTGGAAGCTTGGCTCGAAAAAAATGGCGCGCCGTACGCCGCCGATCTCGGGGTCGCGCTGGAAGATGCGATCACCAGTTTAGGAGAATTTCCGGAACGAGGCAGGCATTCTGGTTTCGGCGAATTGCGCGAACTGGTCGTGCCGTTTCGCACCTGGAGTTACGTGGTGACCTATTCCGTAACGGTCAGCAGGGTGATCATCGTGCGCATTCATCACGGCTTCGAAGATCGCTGA
- a CDS encoding antitoxin, translating into MADGDHTLKINAALAERMKTVSDDLGKSLDEYATQLLDAFTGLDPRKHDEAYWEELQRICDETERDGGVPWEQVQARLRNFGQKR; encoded by the coding sequence ATGGCCGACGGTGATCATACGCTGAAGATCAATGCGGCGCTCGCTGAGCGGATGAAGACCGTGTCCGACGATCTCGGCAAGAGCCTCGATGAGTATGCGACCCAGCTTCTCGACGCCTTCACGGGCCTCGATCCACGCAAGCATGACGAAGCCTATTGGGAAGAGCTCCAGCGTATCTGCGATGAGACTGAACGCGACGGCGGCGTTCCATGGGAGCAGGTGCAAGCCAGACTGCGCAACTTCGGCCAAAAGCGCTGA